The Larus michahellis chromosome 8, bLarMic1.1, whole genome shotgun sequence nucleotide sequence CCTATGACTTTATTCAGAAAGCGGCCTATACTTTCAGAGAAAACTTGTAGCTTAATTTTTGAGACTTTAATTTTGGAGCCCAAATAAAATTTTGTAGGGGAGGAAAGTGTTACTTTCCTGGAGTCTTTTGCTTCTGTCTAACTGCGGCAATGCTTTGTGACTTCAAAAGGTGACAAAAGCAGACAAGAAATATCAAAAGCAAAGCCAGTTgcatgatgtttttttttttctcctgtaaggACATCCAACACAGACTGGATTTGCCACGAGAATAGTGAGGTCACTACATAAAAGCAGATTCCATATGCTTTCTCTCCCAGAATGTTCGAGGGTGAAAGGATCTCCCCACAACTAGGCATGGCCAGACTGAATACATACAGGAATACTGTGAGAATATTCCTGGTacttgcagatatttttaatggTTAGTAAGAAAGGCTGAGAGCATGGCAGTGAATacgtgtgtttttaaaaaatggatctAACACCCAGAGCTGATGCAGTTTTTACATGCTTGTAGCTCaggcaagaaataaaattaatttctgattaaaCAAAGTGGTGGTTTTAGCTGGATCAGGCTTCCAGGTTTTTAAATAGGTGTAAGAGCAAAAAATCTAAAGTTTACTTAGAAAACTACAAAAGTAACCATATAATATGCCATACTATAGGAATATAAAGAAAATTGCCTTCTTGAATGTATGTTGCTGAcagctgtgaggggaaaaaatgagattaCATGGTATGTAGTGTTACAGATGCTGTTTACATGAGAAGCACCGGTTTAAAACGAAAACAGAACACCCACAACCCAACACGCAGAACCTCTGGTCAGGGGAATTAAACCACTGTTGTAAACACCCCCAAAAGGCAGAGGCCAGCAGTAACAGTGCAATGTGTCGTGACTCTGTGCTCATTAGGGGAACGCGAGCGTCCGTGACCCCGCGGCTGcggcccagggaggtggcagcaggagcGGCGGGTGGGCTGGCGCCCAGtacctgcagctccctggggaggatGGTGTTCTTCCGGATGGCGTTGATCCGCAGCCGCTCGTCCGCATACTCGAACGCCAGTTTCCGTCTCTTGACATCCCGCAGCATCCTCCAGTCCACGTAGTAGCTCCGCACTTGCGTTGTGCATGCCGAGGGGAGAACCTGATGAAGAAAGTTAAGTTTGTAATACCCACCCGTTGCATGTACGGTTTGCCCAATTCAAACACGCATTATTCCCATAAACGTGTCTCTCAGACTTGTCCAAACGACTTCCTTGCCGTGCTGCTCCTGCCCGAGGAACGTCGCGTGTGATCCAGCTGTGCCCACAGAAGCCAGCAAGGGATCTCCCACACGGGAGACGCAAAGGACCCGCCGTGACAGTGACACCCACACCGCCGCGCtgtccccgccgccgcgccccgcggcTCAGGCCAGGTTTGGGCCGGGGCcgagcccgccgccgcctcccccaggGGTCTGCcaagccccgcagccccccggcggGCGGGATGCGGCCCCAGAGGGCatcgggggagggagggagccgggcTGACCTGCCGAGCGGCCCGCAGCGCCCAGCCCAACGCGGAGGCCGCCATCTTGCCGGTGcgcagcggcggggccgcgcatgcgccgggcgggcggggagcggggcggccgtgGCGCGTTAGGGAGCGTCGCCGGCCGGTCCCCGCTTCCTGCGAGCGTCCTCCTGCGGTGGAACTGCATTTCCAGTGcctttggtgggggggggggaaggagaaccCAAGCCACTTTCGAGAGCTGTGCTGTGTGTCCCAGTGCTGATGGCGGCCGCGCTGGCGCCTCCGCCATTAGAGGGAGCTGGCGTCTTCCACAGACACCTCGGGATCCGACTTTAGGTGGACCGAAAGGATCgcgggtgggagaggggagcctGTGGAAGTGACGGGGGCAGGAGCCCCAGAGGAAGGTGTGATGCAGAGGCACAGCACCGCGCTGTGGCTCCTTGCCCCGACCAGCGCGTTTGTCCCCCGCGCCTGCCCTTGCTGTGCCTTGGGTTGTCTGCCAGCTGCTTTCCTAAATGCGggcttagttttgtttttcttaagagtttctttgcttgcttatcatagaatggtttgggttggaagggaccttaaagcccatccagtcccctcccctgcccggggcagggacgcctcccgccagcccaggctgcccaaagccccatccagcctggccttggacacctccagggatggggcagccacagctgctctgggaaagTTATCACCTAGGGGCTATTCCTAAGTTTATACAAgcgttttgcattttttttcaattcGAACTTTGGGTAAGTTACAGCACTTTGCGGGCAAAATTGAGTAACCATAACcctga carries:
- the MRPS14 gene encoding small ribosomal subunit protein uS14m, which produces MAASALGWALRAARQVLPSACTTQVRSYYVDWRMLRDVKRRKLAFEYADERLRINAIRKNTILPRELQEVADKEIAALPRDSCPVRIRNRCVLTSRPRGVKRRWRLSRIVFRHFADHAQMSGIQRAMW